The Clostridia bacterium genome includes the window ATACCTATACGGGGTACGTGTTATCTTAATATCATTATATGATGACAGCCTTTTATTGTCAATAATCTTATTTATTTTTTTCTTCTAAATACTTCACTGCGCTCAGCGATGCCATGCTGCCTTCCCCTACCGCCTTTGCTATCTGATAGGGCTTTCCTACACAGTCTCCGCAGGCAAAAACTCCTTTAATGCTGGTAGCCATTTCTCTGTTTACCTTTATAGAACCCTCATCAAGCTCAAGTCCTTCTATCAGCTGGTTTGCCGGAATTACGTTCCTAATAATGAATACTGCGTCCACTTTAAGCTCCCTTTGGTCAGTTGTCAGGCTACGAACCTTGTTGCCGTCACCTTGAATTTTGGTTACTTTTTCTTTGAGCAGCTTAATATTTTCCTTAAGCTTGGGATCTGTGCGATAGGTAGGTATATAGTAAACCTCAGAACAGATCTCAGAAAGAAAATTGGCTTCCTCTTCCCCTTCCTCGTTCTCTGCTATTATAGCAATAGCCTTGTTCCTGTAAAGGGGACCATCGCAGGTGGCACAGTAGCCTATTCCCTTACCCAGGTATTCCTTCTCACCTTCAAAATAATTTGCTTTTCCATGTCCTATAGCAATAATAATTGCCTGAGCCTCATAAAACTCATTCCCTGCGTTTATTGAGAAATACCCGCCCATATCCAAAATATTAAATGCCTTCTCTTTTTTTATATCTATGCCCATAGAAACCGCATGTTCCTTGAAGCTTGCTATGAGCTCACTGCCGCTTATTCCCTTCAAACCCAGGTAATTGTCAATCTGAGGAGCTTTCATGAGGCCGGTGACCTTCTCATTGCCGCCAAGCAGTATAAAGCTTTTGTTTCTTATTTTAAGATTCAAGGATGCGGAAATGGCCGCAGGGCCTCCGCCTATTATAGCAACATCCATCATTTGTTCATCATTCCTTTATTATAAATTGAAAAGCGATTTTCCGCTTACTATAAGTACTATTTCCAAAGTCATCATTCCTATAAATATCAGAAGGCTTACCAACAGAGGCCAAGATAGCTTGATACTTCCCAACATGCCGAAAACCCCGGTATCCGGCCTCTTGGCAGCTGTCTCAGGGTGCCGGTCGCTTATAGCCTTCAGGCATATAATCATTATAGTACCCGCAAAGGGCAGAATAATTCCAAAAAGAATTGCTGCTCCTATTAGGGATTGCGTTGTCATACCCTCTTGGACTTGTGCAATATCAATGTTTTTATAAAAGGGCAGGCTCATTATCACATAGCCCCAGGTAACTGATATGGCGTTATTTATAAAATGTCCAATAATCCCTGCAAATATTGAGTTGGTCTTGTAAACCACAAAGCCAAGTACAATGCCAAGGAAGAAAGGTGCCAATATGTTCTGAATGTTAAGATGCAATATTGAAAAAAGTAGTGCCGTCACTATTATATTAGGCCACATCCCAAGCTTCTCATAGGCTCTAAGTATAAACCCACGGAACAATAGCTCCTCACAAATGCCCGCCGAGCCCGCTATTACGAAAAGCAGCACCAGGTATTCCGCGGGATCTGTTGCAAAGGGGATATCCGGCACAATTAAATTTCCAAGCATGCTTATGAGTATTTCACCCAGCAGATTGATGAAAACCGCTACAAAATACGCTGCAATAAAAGTAACTACAACCAGCAGTACATCAACAAGACTCAACCTATTGAACCTAAGCTCGGTTTTCA containing:
- a CDS encoding FAD-dependent oxidoreductase, with protein sequence MMDVAIIGGGPAAISASLNLKIRNKSFILLGGNEKVTGLMKAPQIDNYLGLKGISGSELIASFKEHAVSMGIDIKKEKAFNILDMGGYFSINAGNEFYEAQAIIIAIGHGKANYFEGEKEYLGKGIGYCATCDGPLYRNKAIAIIAENEEGEEEANFLSEICSEVYYIPTYRTDPKLKENIKLLKEKVTKIQGDGNKVRSLTTDQRELKVDAVFIIRNVIPANQLIEGLELDEGSIKVNREMATSIKGVFACGDCVGKPYQIAKAVGEGSMASLSAVKYLEEKNK
- a CDS encoding type II CAAX endopeptidase family protein, which produces MELENSGKISFFGANFLYMTIMILFVTIGYVAQNWDFHYGILITEFLLIALPTVIYVKVKGASLKTELRFNRLSLVDVLLVVVTFIAAYFVAVFINLLGEILISMLGNLIVPDIPFATDPAEYLVLLFVIAGSAGICEELLFRGFILRAYEKLGMWPNIIVTALLFSILHLNIQNILAPFFLGIVLGFVVYKTNSIFAGIIGHFINNAISVTWGYVIMSLPFYKNIDIAQVQEGMTTQSLIGAAILFGIILPFAGTIMIICLKAISDRHPETAAKRPDTGVFGMLGSIKLSWPLLVSLLIFIGMMTLEIVLIVSGKSLFNL